A stretch of Acidimicrobiales bacterium DNA encodes these proteins:
- a CDS encoding 3-hydroxybutyryl-CoA dehydrogenase — MSATAIKTVGIAGSGLMASGIAEVVALSGREVILRSRSKANAQKAMKKLDKSLSGQVDKGRLSAEDRDGALARVTTTSDLQELDRCQIVVESVVEDLDVKKDLFEKLDRICGDDTILATNTSTLPVVDVAMVTGRPDRVVGLHFFNPAPKMPLVEVVPALTTSEATVETARSFAEDIGKQPVTVKDSAGFVVNALLFPYLNSAVRMLEAGTASKEDIDAAMCGGCGFPMGPLALLDLIGLDTSVSILNALDAERTDGCSAPAPLLKRMVSAGRLGRKTGQGFYPYPSR; from the coding sequence ATGAGCGCCACAGCCATCAAGACGGTCGGGATCGCGGGGTCGGGGCTCATGGCCTCCGGCATCGCCGAGGTGGTCGCGCTCTCCGGGCGCGAGGTGATCTTGCGCAGCCGGTCGAAGGCGAACGCCCAGAAGGCCATGAAGAAGCTCGACAAGTCGCTGTCGGGCCAGGTGGACAAGGGCCGGCTCTCGGCCGAGGACCGCGACGGGGCGCTGGCCCGGGTCACCACCACGTCCGACCTCCAGGAGCTCGACCGCTGCCAAATCGTCGTGGAGTCGGTGGTCGAGGACCTCGACGTGAAGAAGGACCTGTTCGAGAAGCTCGACCGCATCTGCGGCGACGACACCATCCTCGCCACCAACACGTCCACCCTGCCCGTGGTGGACGTCGCCATGGTGACCGGGCGCCCCGACCGCGTCGTCGGCCTCCACTTCTTCAACCCGGCGCCCAAGATGCCGCTCGTCGAGGTCGTCCCTGCCCTGACGACGTCCGAGGCGACGGTGGAGACGGCTCGCAGCTTCGCCGAGGACATCGGCAAGCAGCCGGTGACCGTCAAGGACAGCGCCGGGTTCGTGGTCAACGCCCTCCTCTTCCCGTACCTCAATTCGGCGGTGCGGATGCTGGAGGCGGGGACCGCCTCCAAGGAGGACATCGACGCCGCCATGTGCGGCGGCTGCGGGTTCCCCATGGGCCCGCTCGCCCTGCTCGACCTGATCGGCCTGGACACCAGCGTCTCGATCCTCAACGCCCTGGACGCCGAGCGCACCGACGGCTGCTCGGCTCCCGCCCCGCTGCTCAAGCGGATGGTCTCGGCCGGCCGGCTCGGCCGCAAGACCGGCCAGGGCTTCTATCCCTACCCGTCCCGCTGA
- a CDS encoding acetyl-CoA C-acetyltransferase, whose translation MPGSVLVASARTPIGKLSGCFSRLPATDLGGRAIAAALERAGIAADQVDAVVMGQVLQAGAGQNPARQAAIAGGLPMEVPAVTVNNVCLSGLHAIAEADRLIRSGEAAVVIAGGMESMTRAPHLLPDARAGFRLGDATAVDSLVHDGLWCAFDDVHMGAGTEAYAKGASISRQAQDELAAASHHRAAVAAKEGRFSDEIVPVAVPQRGEPLVVDADEGIRPDTSVESLAKLKPAFAAEGTITAGNASQISDGAAAVVVTSRAKAEELGLTPHAELVASALVAGPDPSLLTQPSRAITRALERAGRSVADIDLFEINEAFAAVCIATVEDLGIDTGQVNVNGGAIALGHPIGMSGARLVVTLVDELRRRGGGLGAAALCGGGGQGAAALFEVST comes from the coding sequence ATGCCCGGATCCGTACTCGTCGCGTCCGCTCGCACGCCCATCGGCAAGCTGAGCGGCTGCTTCTCCCGCCTGCCCGCCACCGACCTCGGGGGCAGGGCGATCGCCGCCGCCCTCGAACGGGCCGGCATCGCCGCCGACCAGGTCGACGCCGTGGTGATGGGACAGGTCCTCCAGGCCGGTGCGGGCCAGAACCCCGCCCGCCAGGCCGCCATCGCCGGGGGGCTCCCCATGGAGGTCCCCGCGGTCACGGTGAACAACGTGTGCCTCTCCGGCCTCCACGCCATCGCCGAGGCCGACCGGCTCATCCGGTCCGGCGAGGCCGCGGTCGTCATCGCCGGCGGCATGGAGTCGATGACCAGGGCGCCCCACCTGCTTCCCGACGCGCGGGCCGGCTTCCGCCTCGGCGACGCCACCGCGGTGGACTCCCTCGTCCACGACGGGCTGTGGTGCGCGTTCGACGACGTCCACATGGGCGCCGGCACGGAGGCGTACGCCAAGGGTGCGTCCATCTCCCGGCAGGCCCAGGACGAGCTCGCCGCCGCGAGCCACCACCGGGCCGCGGTGGCCGCCAAGGAGGGCCGCTTCTCCGACGAGATCGTGCCCGTCGCCGTCCCCCAGCGCGGCGAGCCCCTGGTGGTCGACGCCGACGAGGGCATCCGGCCGGACACCAGCGTCGAGTCCCTGGCGAAGCTGAAGCCGGCGTTCGCGGCCGAGGGCACCATCACCGCCGGCAACGCGTCGCAGATCTCCGACGGCGCGGCGGCGGTCGTGGTGACGAGCCGGGCCAAGGCGGAGGAGCTGGGGCTGACGCCCCACGCCGAGCTGGTGGCGTCGGCCCTGGTCGCCGGCCCCGATCCGTCGCTGCTCACGCAGCCGTCCCGCGCCATCACGCGCGCCCTCGAGCGCGCCGGCCGGAGCGTGGCCGACATCGACCTGTTCGAGATCAACGAGGCGTTCGCCGCCGTGTGCATCGCCACCGTCGAGGACCTGGGCATCGACACCGGCCAGGTGAACGTCAACGGCGGTGCCATCGCCCTCGGTCACCCGATCGGGATGTCGGGGGCCCGGCTGGTGGTCACCCTGGTCGACGAGCTGCGCCGCCGCGGCGGCGGGCTCGGCGCCGCCGCCCTGTGCGGCGGAGGCGGCCAGGGAGCGGCCGCACTGTTCGAGGTGTCCACTTGA